Within Amycolatopsis sp. cg5, the genomic segment CGGAGGAACTGGTAGCGCTCGCGGTTGCGCTCGTACTCGATCTCGACGTTGCGCTCGAACGCGTCGGCGCGGCCGAACACGTCGATGATCACCGAGTGGTCGATGACCAGTTCGGCGGGCGCCAGCGGGTTGACCTTGTCGGGGTCGCCGCCGAGGTCGGTGACGGCCTCGCGCATGGTGGCCAGGTCGACGACGCAGGGGACACCGGTGAAGTCCTGCATGATCACCCGCGCGGGGGTGAACTGGATCTCGATCGACGGATCGGCCTTGGGGTCCCAGTCGCCGAGCGCGCGGATGTGGTCGGCGGTGATGTTCGCGCCGTCCTCGGTACGCAGCAGGTTCTCGAGCAGGATCTTGAGACTGTAGGGAAGGCGCTCCGCGCCCTCGACCTTGTTCAGCCGGAACACCTCGTACGAGGCGTCACCGACCTTCAGCGTGTCTCGAGCGCCGAAGCTGTCCTTGCTGGCGGGTGCAGTCACGTCTAACTCCAGTGGTGGCCAGGCGATGGCCGAGGTCAGTTCGGGTATCTGGTCGTAAGCCGTCGGCCGTCGGGTCGGCCGTGACCGAGTGTTGCGTACCCCCACCGTAAGACCGGATGCGGGATGGCACACCTCGTCACGTCTCAAACAGTACGCCTGTACTTTTTGGAGTTCAAGTGTCCCCCTGATGGGGGTATTGAGGCTCACGGTGCGCGAGTTTCGGCTGTTACGTCTGGTAATGATGGGACGTTCGTGGCAATCTCTTGCTCCGAAAGTCTCAAATGGAGGTGGAGGGTTGTTGCCGCGAAGAGGGTATGACCAGCGAGGACTGGCTTTGGCGGGTATCTGCCTCGGCCTCGTCCTGTCACTGGGCGTGCCCGGCCTGGCCGCGGCCGTCCCGCCCCCGCCGCCCAATCCGAGCGACGCGGAGATCAACTCCAGCAAGGCCGACGCCAACGCCAAGGCCGGCGAAGTGGGCAAGCTCACCAACCAGCTGGCGCAGGCCGAGCAGCGGCTCTCGGAGCTCCAGGACGACGTCGAGCTCAAGATGGAGCAGGCGAACAAGGCGCTCGTCGACATGCAGTTCGCGCAGGACGAGGCCGACCAGGCCGACCGCGAGGCGCAGGCCGCGCGCAAGGAGTCCGACGCGGCCGCCGCCGAGATCGAGCGGGTGCGCGCCGATCTCGACAAGTTCGTCGCCAGCAGCTATCAGCAGGGCAGCACGATCGGGTCGATCTCGGCCTATATCGGCGCCGACAGCCCGAAAGACCTGCTCGCTCGCGCTTCGCTGCTGAACTCGGTCGGCGGCGGGCAGCTCAAGGCGCTCGACGAGATGCGCCGCGCCCAGACCGAAAAGGGCAACAAGGACTCCGCCGCGCGCAAGGCGGTCGAGGTCGCGCAGGCCAAGCAGGACGTCGCCGAGCGCGCCAAGCACAACGCCGATTCCGCGAAGGCCAACGCCGAGCACGCGCAGAACATCCAGGAGAACCAGAACTCCGCGCTCGAAGCCGACAAGCAGAGCGTCGAGCAGAAGCTGTTCGAGGCGCAGTCCAAGGTCACCGGCCTGCAGGGGCAGCGTCAGCGTTACCAGGACTGGCTCGCGCAGAAGCAGCGCGAGGACGAGGAGCGTGCCAAGCAGGCCGCGCTCGCGGCGAACAAGGGCAATGGCGGAGGTGGCTCACCGCAGCCGCCGCGCGGCGGGAACGTTCCGCCGGCTTCCGGCAACGTCGAAGCCGTCATCGCGCGGGCGATGTCGCAGCTCGGCCGTCCGTACGCGTGGGGCGGCGGCAACGGCAGCGGCCCGACGCGCGGTATCCGCGACGGCGGCGTCGCCGACCGGTTCGGCGACTACAACAAGATCGGCTTCGACTGCTCGGGCCTGATGATCTTCGCGTTCGCGGGTGTCCGGTCGCTGCCGCACTACAGCGGCTATCAGTACACGTCCGGGCGGCAGGTGCCGCTTTCGCAGATGCGCCGCGGCGACATGCTGTTCTGGGGCGGGCGCGGCGGAATCCACCACGTGGCGCTCTATCTCGGCGGCGGGCAGATGGTCGAGGCCCCGCAGTCCGGTTCGTACGTCAAGGTCTCGGCCGTGCGC encodes:
- a CDS encoding NlpC/P60 family protein, encoding MLPRRGYDQRGLALAGICLGLVLSLGVPGLAAAVPPPPPNPSDAEINSSKADANAKAGEVGKLTNQLAQAEQRLSELQDDVELKMEQANKALVDMQFAQDEADQADREAQAARKESDAAAAEIERVRADLDKFVASSYQQGSTIGSISAYIGADSPKDLLARASLLNSVGGGQLKALDEMRRAQTEKGNKDSAARKAVEVAQAKQDVAERAKHNADSAKANAEHAQNIQENQNSALEADKQSVEQKLFEAQSKVTGLQGQRQRYQDWLAQKQREDEERAKQAALAANKGNGGGGSPQPPRGGNVPPASGNVEAVIARAMSQLGRPYAWGGGNGSGPTRGIRDGGVADRFGDYNKIGFDCSGLMIFAFAGVRSLPHYSGYQYTSGRQVPLSQMRRGDMLFWGGRGGIHHVALYLGGGQMVEAPQSGSYVKVSAVRYGGIMPYATRLIG